DNA sequence from the Oceanispirochaeta sp. M1 genome:
AGGGATTATGGAGTATCCCCTTGCTTTTGCAGTACGCCACTGGTCATGGTACCTTATGGCCTTATCTCAGGGAAGTACCCTTTTTGATGCCGACGGTAATCCAACATTCAACGATCCTTCCGATCCCGGATACGGTGCATTCATTCAGCTGATGCGCTATTTTGAAGAAGGACTCATCTCACCAGAAAGACTGACATCCCCCAACGCTCATCCATCATTCTGGGCAGGACAGGCAGCCTTTCATCAGGCTTGGCAGGGATCTCTGGCAATTGCAAATAATCCCGAAAAATCAACAATTGCTCCCAATGCGGATTATCTTCTCCAGCCTGATCAGCACTATACATGGAGTCTGCCGGCAGGTCTCGGTATATCCGCTTATACAAAATATCCCAAAGCATCCCGCATGTTGATTGAGTTCCTGATTTCTGAAGAGGTTCAGAAATTCGGATATGAAGCGAACGGTATGTTCCCCGCTCTGATAAGTCTCTTTGAAGACCTTGGCAACAGCGGTCAGATCGAAGGCTGGGAAGTTATGTCTGAACAGGCAAAATACCTTGTACCCCTTCCTTATAACACACCCTGGTTTGCCGAGTTTGAAACAGAATTGAAAGAGGTTATGATCAGTGTAGCCCGTAAGGAAATCAGTGCTGAACAGGCCATTGATGACCTTGCAGCGTTCCAGCAGGAACTGAAAAAAGAATACGAATAATAAATATTTTATACTGAACTATATTACCGGGCCTCAGGGTCCGGTTTTTTAAAGCTGAACGAAGAGAGGTCATAATTTGCAGAATAAAATATCCCGATGGATGGACAATAAAACCCATCTGGCTTTCACAATACTTATACCATCAATGATATTGCTTCTGGCCTTTGCCTATATTCCGGCAATTTACTCTCTCCGGTTCAGCTTTATGAAGTACAACATTAAAATGCCTAATAAAATCCACTTTAATGGTATTGAAAACTATATATACATATTAAAGGATTCATCTTTTCAAAATGCCGTAATCAGAGTCATATATTTTATGATTGTATCGACTACTTCGGTTCTAGCTGTGGCTATGCTTTTTGCTCAGGTTCTCAGTCAGGAATTCCCTATGAGAGGCTTCCTGAGGGCTGCAATCATCATACCCTGGGCCATCCCTCCTGTAGTAAACGGACATCTATGGAAATGGATTTTCAATGGAGAATATGGAGCCTTTAACGGTCTGCTTTACCAATTAGGAATAATAGATGAATACCATTTCTGGCTCACAAATCCGACTGTGGCTCTGAATATTGCGGTATTCATATTTGTTTGGCGTTATGTTCCCTTTGTTACAATTCTATTCCTGGGAGTGTTACAATCCATCCCCCTTCAGTTATATGAGGCAGCCAAGGTGGATGGGGCTGGTGCAATCCGCCGGTTTTTCTATATAACCCTCGGGTCTATGAAAAGGATCAGCGTTATTGCTGTAGTCCTGACCCTGATTGCCTCTTTTTCCGTATTTGACGGAATCTATGCACTTATGGAATTTGATGAAGCCACCAAGACTCCGATGATTTACAACTACCAAATGACATTTGAGATGGGGCGCTTCGGCAGAGGTTCAGCCATGGCTTACCTGGTGGGACTATTCCTTTTTTCTCTGACCTTTGTGTACATAAGAATGAGCCTGAAGGAGGATAAGTGATGAAAAAGAAAAAACTCCCATTTCAGATTCTCCTCTATTTTCTGATATTGTTTATACTCTTCTGGACTCTGGCACCAATCCTCTGGATTGTCATTTCATCCATATCTCCAAGAACAGAACTCTATTCTGTCCCCCCACACTGGATACCGAAAGAACCGACACTGCAGGCCTATGACAAAGTACTTATATCAGGAGAGGGATTCAGAGGCGGTGGTGGAATCAGTGCGGCCACACTGTTTAGAACCGGAATCTATAATTCCCTGTATATCTCTATCTCTACAACATTGATGGTCATGTTCTTTGCTCCCTTGCTGGGCTATGCCTTTTCAAGACTGGATTTTCCGGGAAAGAATTTATTCTTCCTGGCTATTATAGGGATCATTGCCCTTCCTGGTTGGCCGGTGTTGATTGGACTTTTCAGCCAGTTCAGTTATCTGGGACTTCTTGATACAAAAGGGGGACTGATCCTTCTCTCTTTTACATTCCGGCTACCCTTTGAAACCTGGTTTATGAAGGGCTATTTTGAATCGGTTCCCCAGGAAGTTGAAGATGCAGCCAGAATCGACGGATGCACACATTTACAGACTCTTTTCCGTATAAGCCTGCAGATGGTAAAACCGGGGCTTATTGCCGTAACGATAATATCTTTTTTACATACATGGAACATGTTTGCGGCTCCTCTTGTATTGACCTATACCCTCAAGTCGAAGCCCTTGACCGTGACCATGACAGAATTTATAGGGCAATACTATGTGCACTGGGATCTCATGTCCGCAGCCACGATTCTTGCCATTATTCCTCCTGTTCTGATTGTTGTCCTGTTCCAGAGATATATAATCAGGGGATTATCTGCAGGAGCTATTAAATAGAGGAAGGATGAAAGAGAACCAATTTCAGAATCTTTCATCCAGAAGAGCCTGTCTTGTGGTATCCAGGTTATCCTGAAAACGGCCGGGATCGGCAGAACTGATCATTGAAAACAAAATATCAATTACTGTGAGCTGTGCAATACGGGAAGTCATAGCGGCTTCCCTGATAAGGGATTCATTCATCGGTGTAAAAAGGTTGATGCTGCAGAGTTCCTCAAGGGTATTTGCCCCATAACGGGTCAATGAGATTGAGGGAACTCCGTTTTTTACAGCCTCCTGAACCGCTTTAATAACTTCTCTTGTTTCTCCTGAATAGGAAATGGCAAGAAAACAGTCTCTTTCACTAAGAGAGCAGGCAGAGGTTATCTGCA
Encoded proteins:
- a CDS encoding ABC transporter substrate-binding protein; this encodes MKKILVLFLMVTILPCLAFAKGEQEEATPEKLVYLTASWGAPSQELLDKFEAETGIKVEVSSLKETDLRNKVMTAAAGKASPADVIFTGVSNFGVFGHAGILKPLNDYIDQSIFDSVIGQQFFQIDGETYCVPMYQQMVMIDYDKAALKKIGLNGSDIKSWDDFEDAALKLKSEGIMEYPLAFAVRHWSWYLMALSQGSTLFDADGNPTFNDPSDPGYGAFIQLMRYFEEGLISPERLTSPNAHPSFWAGQAAFHQAWQGSLAIANNPEKSTIAPNADYLLQPDQHYTWSLPAGLGISAYTKYPKASRMLIEFLISEEVQKFGYEANGMFPALISLFEDLGNSGQIEGWEVMSEQAKYLVPLPYNTPWFAEFETELKEVMISVARKEISAEQAIDDLAAFQQELKKEYE
- a CDS encoding carbohydrate ABC transporter permease — protein: MQNKISRWMDNKTHLAFTILIPSMILLLAFAYIPAIYSLRFSFMKYNIKMPNKIHFNGIENYIYILKDSSFQNAVIRVIYFMIVSTTSVLAVAMLFAQVLSQEFPMRGFLRAAIIIPWAIPPVVNGHLWKWIFNGEYGAFNGLLYQLGIIDEYHFWLTNPTVALNIAVFIFVWRYVPFVTILFLGVLQSIPLQLYEAAKVDGAGAIRRFFYITLGSMKRISVIAVVLTLIASFSVFDGIYALMEFDEATKTPMIYNYQMTFEMGRFGRGSAMAYLVGLFLFSLTFVYIRMSLKEDK
- a CDS encoding carbohydrate ABC transporter permease, with the translated sequence MKKKKLPFQILLYFLILFILFWTLAPILWIVISSISPRTELYSVPPHWIPKEPTLQAYDKVLISGEGFRGGGGISAATLFRTGIYNSLYISISTTLMVMFFAPLLGYAFSRLDFPGKNLFFLAIIGIIALPGWPVLIGLFSQFSYLGLLDTKGGLILLSFTFRLPFETWFMKGYFESVPQEVEDAARIDGCTHLQTLFRISLQMVKPGLIAVTIISFLHTWNMFAAPLVLTYTLKSKPLTVTMTEFIGQYYVHWDLMSAATILAIIPPVLIVVLFQRYIIRGLSAGAIK